One stretch of Juglans microcarpa x Juglans regia isolate MS1-56 chromosome 3D, Jm3101_v1.0, whole genome shotgun sequence DNA includes these proteins:
- the LOC121255596 gene encoding protein TIFY 6B-like isoform X4, which yields MERDFLGLSSKEPLAVVKEEIISDGCKDPGVEWQFSNKVSALSHLMSFKIAQEYKTKKIVSDPLISSGFMNISTTDAFDTSKKRSMGEIQNLVGTTVKQPLLGGIPVTAPHTIIPTISCLAGTAEPWTGVKASGSPAQLTLFYAGAVHVYDDITPEKAQAIMLLAGNVSSVALNNAHPKDQVQAPTSKLAAGDVPVNQPINTQPCSGLSSPISVSSHTGAQSGSGSTSNDELMAAKANGVPNAISKVEPQNISNVVGSVAVTPMFPSAVPQARKASLARFLEKRKERAMNAAPYNHIKKSSECTTQECDGANFGSPAPGSLIQQGQ from the exons ATGGAGAGAGATTTCTTGGGTTTGAGCTCGAAAGAACCATTGGCCGTGGTAAAGGAGGAGATTATCAGTGATGGGTGCAAAGACCCTG GTGTAGAATGGCAATTCTCAAACAAGGTCTCTGCCCTTTCTCATTTGATGTCTTTCAAGATTGCTCAAGAATATAAGACCAAAAAGATTGTCTCAGATCCTCTCATATCATCTGGATTTATGAATATCTCCACTACAGATGCTTTTGATACCAGTAAAAAGCGATCCATGGGTGAAATCCAG AATTTGGTTGGCACCACTGTGAAGCAACCATTACTTGGAGGAATTCCAGTTACAGCTCCTCATACAATTATTCCCACTATTTCTTGCCTTGCTGGGACAGCTGAACCATG GACTGGTGTCAAGGCTTCTGGGTCTCCTGCTCAATTGACCCTCTTTTATGCAGGTGCCGTGCATGTCTATGATGACATAACCCCTGAGAAG GCTCAGGCTATAATGCTTCTGGCTGGGAATGTGTCTTCTGTTGCTCTTAACAATGCCCATCCAAAAGATCAAGTTCAGGCACCTACCTCAAAATTGGCAGCTGGTGATGTTCCTGTGAATCAGCCCATAAACACACAGCCTTGCTCTGGTCTTTCAAGCCCTATATCTGTCTCTTCACATACTGGTGCCCAGTCAGGAAGTGGGTCTACTAGCAATGATGAATTGATGGCAGCTAAAGCCAATGGAGTTCCAAATGCTATTAGCAAAGTGGAGCCTCAGAACATATCTAATGTTGTGGGATCTGTTGCTGTAACCCCTATGTTTCCATCTG CTGTTCCACAGGCACGAAAAGCATCCTTGGCTCGATTTTTGGAGAAGCGCAAGGAAAG GGCCATGAATGCAGCGCCATACAACCACATCAAGAAGTCTTCTGAGTGCACCACCCAAGAATGCGATGGTGCAAATTTTGGAAGTCCTGCTCCAGGCTCTCTCATCCAGCAAGGACAGTAA
- the LOC121255596 gene encoding protein TIFY 6B-like isoform X2, with amino-acid sequence MERDFLGLSSKEPLAVVKEEIISDGCKDPGVEWQFSNKVSALSHLMSFKIAQEYKTKKIVSDPLISSGFMNISTTDAFDTSKKRSMGEIQSFNHDRQGGTHFSLTSYPVPHDLHSVHRPHDVKMFSVSNQAISVSVGNPFFKNHFATGQNLVGTTVKQPLLGGIPVTAPHTIIPTISCLAGTAEPWTGVKASGSPAQLTLFYAGAVHVYDDITPEKAQAIMLLAGNVSSVALNNAHPKDQVQAPTSKLAAGDVPVNQPINTQPCSGLSSPISVSSHTGAQSGSGSTSNDELMAAKANGVPNAISKVEPQNISNVVGSVAVTPMFPSAVPQARKASLARFLEKRKERAMNAAPYNHIKKSSECTTQECDGANFGSPAPGSLIQQGQ; translated from the exons ATGGAGAGAGATTTCTTGGGTTTGAGCTCGAAAGAACCATTGGCCGTGGTAAAGGAGGAGATTATCAGTGATGGGTGCAAAGACCCTG GTGTAGAATGGCAATTCTCAAACAAGGTCTCTGCCCTTTCTCATTTGATGTCTTTCAAGATTGCTCAAGAATATAAGACCAAAAAGATTGTCTCAGATCCTCTCATATCATCTGGATTTATGAATATCTCCACTACAGATGCTTTTGATACCAGTAAAAAGCGATCCATGGGTGAAATCCAG TCGTTCAATCACGATAGGCAAGGTGGCACTCATTTTTCCCTGACTTCTTATCCTGTGCCACATGATCTGCATTCTGTGCACCGTCCTCATGATGTGAAGATGTTTTCTGTTTCAAACCAAGCaatttcagtttcagttggAAACCCTTTCTTCAAGAATCATTTTGCTACTGGTCAGAATTTGGTTGGCACCACTGTGAAGCAACCATTACTTGGAGGAATTCCAGTTACAGCTCCTCATACAATTATTCCCACTATTTCTTGCCTTGCTGGGACAGCTGAACCATG GACTGGTGTCAAGGCTTCTGGGTCTCCTGCTCAATTGACCCTCTTTTATGCAGGTGCCGTGCATGTCTATGATGACATAACCCCTGAGAAG GCTCAGGCTATAATGCTTCTGGCTGGGAATGTGTCTTCTGTTGCTCTTAACAATGCCCATCCAAAAGATCAAGTTCAGGCACCTACCTCAAAATTGGCAGCTGGTGATGTTCCTGTGAATCAGCCCATAAACACACAGCCTTGCTCTGGTCTTTCAAGCCCTATATCTGTCTCTTCACATACTGGTGCCCAGTCAGGAAGTGGGTCTACTAGCAATGATGAATTGATGGCAGCTAAAGCCAATGGAGTTCCAAATGCTATTAGCAAAGTGGAGCCTCAGAACATATCTAATGTTGTGGGATCTGTTGCTGTAACCCCTATGTTTCCATCTG CTGTTCCACAGGCACGAAAAGCATCCTTGGCTCGATTTTTGGAGAAGCGCAAGGAAAG GGCCATGAATGCAGCGCCATACAACCACATCAAGAAGTCTTCTGAGTGCACCACCCAAGAATGCGATGGTGCAAATTTTGGAAGTCCTGCTCCAGGCTCTCTCATCCAGCAAGGACAGTAA
- the LOC121255596 gene encoding protein TIFY 6B-like isoform X1 yields MERDFLGLSSKEPLAVVKEEIISDGCKDPGVEWQFSNKVSALSHLMSFKIAQEYKTKKIVSDPLISSGFMNISTTDAFDTSKKRSMGEIQKSFNHDRQGGTHFSLTSYPVPHDLHSVHRPHDVKMFSVSNQAISVSVGNPFFKNHFATGQNLVGTTVKQPLLGGIPVTAPHTIIPTISCLAGTAEPWTGVKASGSPAQLTLFYAGAVHVYDDITPEKAQAIMLLAGNVSSVALNNAHPKDQVQAPTSKLAAGDVPVNQPINTQPCSGLSSPISVSSHTGAQSGSGSTSNDELMAAKANGVPNAISKVEPQNISNVVGSVAVTPMFPSAVPQARKASLARFLEKRKERAMNAAPYNHIKKSSECTTQECDGANFGSPAPGSLIQQGQ; encoded by the exons ATGGAGAGAGATTTCTTGGGTTTGAGCTCGAAAGAACCATTGGCCGTGGTAAAGGAGGAGATTATCAGTGATGGGTGCAAAGACCCTG GTGTAGAATGGCAATTCTCAAACAAGGTCTCTGCCCTTTCTCATTTGATGTCTTTCAAGATTGCTCAAGAATATAAGACCAAAAAGATTGTCTCAGATCCTCTCATATCATCTGGATTTATGAATATCTCCACTACAGATGCTTTTGATACCAGTAAAAAGCGATCCATGGGTGAAATCCAG AAGTCGTTCAATCACGATAGGCAAGGTGGCACTCATTTTTCCCTGACTTCTTATCCTGTGCCACATGATCTGCATTCTGTGCACCGTCCTCATGATGTGAAGATGTTTTCTGTTTCAAACCAAGCaatttcagtttcagttggAAACCCTTTCTTCAAGAATCATTTTGCTACTGGTCAGAATTTGGTTGGCACCACTGTGAAGCAACCATTACTTGGAGGAATTCCAGTTACAGCTCCTCATACAATTATTCCCACTATTTCTTGCCTTGCTGGGACAGCTGAACCATG GACTGGTGTCAAGGCTTCTGGGTCTCCTGCTCAATTGACCCTCTTTTATGCAGGTGCCGTGCATGTCTATGATGACATAACCCCTGAGAAG GCTCAGGCTATAATGCTTCTGGCTGGGAATGTGTCTTCTGTTGCTCTTAACAATGCCCATCCAAAAGATCAAGTTCAGGCACCTACCTCAAAATTGGCAGCTGGTGATGTTCCTGTGAATCAGCCCATAAACACACAGCCTTGCTCTGGTCTTTCAAGCCCTATATCTGTCTCTTCACATACTGGTGCCCAGTCAGGAAGTGGGTCTACTAGCAATGATGAATTGATGGCAGCTAAAGCCAATGGAGTTCCAAATGCTATTAGCAAAGTGGAGCCTCAGAACATATCTAATGTTGTGGGATCTGTTGCTGTAACCCCTATGTTTCCATCTG CTGTTCCACAGGCACGAAAAGCATCCTTGGCTCGATTTTTGGAGAAGCGCAAGGAAAG GGCCATGAATGCAGCGCCATACAACCACATCAAGAAGTCTTCTGAGTGCACCACCCAAGAATGCGATGGTGCAAATTTTGGAAGTCCTGCTCCAGGCTCTCTCATCCAGCAAGGACAGTAA
- the LOC121255596 gene encoding protein TIFY 6B-like isoform X3, giving the protein MERDFLGLSSKEPLAVVKEEIISDGCKDPGVEWQFSNKVSALSHLMSFKIAQEYKTKKIVSDPLISSGFMNISTTDAFDTSKKRSMGEIQMFSVSNQAISVSVGNPFFKNHFATGQNLVGTTVKQPLLGGIPVTAPHTIIPTISCLAGTAEPWTGVKASGSPAQLTLFYAGAVHVYDDITPEKAQAIMLLAGNVSSVALNNAHPKDQVQAPTSKLAAGDVPVNQPINTQPCSGLSSPISVSSHTGAQSGSGSTSNDELMAAKANGVPNAISKVEPQNISNVVGSVAVTPMFPSAVPQARKASLARFLEKRKERAMNAAPYNHIKKSSECTTQECDGANFGSPAPGSLIQQGQ; this is encoded by the exons ATGGAGAGAGATTTCTTGGGTTTGAGCTCGAAAGAACCATTGGCCGTGGTAAAGGAGGAGATTATCAGTGATGGGTGCAAAGACCCTG GTGTAGAATGGCAATTCTCAAACAAGGTCTCTGCCCTTTCTCATTTGATGTCTTTCAAGATTGCTCAAGAATATAAGACCAAAAAGATTGTCTCAGATCCTCTCATATCATCTGGATTTATGAATATCTCCACTACAGATGCTTTTGATACCAGTAAAAAGCGATCCATGGGTGAAATCCAG ATGTTTTCTGTTTCAAACCAAGCaatttcagtttcagttggAAACCCTTTCTTCAAGAATCATTTTGCTACTGGTCAGAATTTGGTTGGCACCACTGTGAAGCAACCATTACTTGGAGGAATTCCAGTTACAGCTCCTCATACAATTATTCCCACTATTTCTTGCCTTGCTGGGACAGCTGAACCATG GACTGGTGTCAAGGCTTCTGGGTCTCCTGCTCAATTGACCCTCTTTTATGCAGGTGCCGTGCATGTCTATGATGACATAACCCCTGAGAAG GCTCAGGCTATAATGCTTCTGGCTGGGAATGTGTCTTCTGTTGCTCTTAACAATGCCCATCCAAAAGATCAAGTTCAGGCACCTACCTCAAAATTGGCAGCTGGTGATGTTCCTGTGAATCAGCCCATAAACACACAGCCTTGCTCTGGTCTTTCAAGCCCTATATCTGTCTCTTCACATACTGGTGCCCAGTCAGGAAGTGGGTCTACTAGCAATGATGAATTGATGGCAGCTAAAGCCAATGGAGTTCCAAATGCTATTAGCAAAGTGGAGCCTCAGAACATATCTAATGTTGTGGGATCTGTTGCTGTAACCCCTATGTTTCCATCTG CTGTTCCACAGGCACGAAAAGCATCCTTGGCTCGATTTTTGGAGAAGCGCAAGGAAAG GGCCATGAATGCAGCGCCATACAACCACATCAAGAAGTCTTCTGAGTGCACCACCCAAGAATGCGATGGTGCAAATTTTGGAAGTCCTGCTCCAGGCTCTCTCATCCAGCAAGGACAGTAA